TTCCCGATTGAGCTGGCGCCGAAGGTTATCCAGCCGGTCGTGCGCGCCCTGCCGCTCACCTATCTTGCCGACGCGGTGCGCCAGGTCAGCGTGCAGGCGACGCCGCTCAACCCGCTCTGGGTTGACACGGTTGTCCTGATGGGCTGGCTGGCGGTCTGCCTGGCGCTCTCCGTGCGTCTGTTCCGCTGGGAATAAACCTGCTTGGGCCACCACGGCCGTCGGGCCGCTCAGCCAACCTTCCCGCAGATCTGGCGCAGGTGCAGGCCGAGGTCGATGTACTCGTCGCAGGCCGCCTTGAGCTCGCTTGAGGTGCTCTGGGCGAAGGCGATCGCCTCCACGCGCACGCCTTTGCTCGCCACGAGCTCCACCAGCCGGCGGAAGTCGCCGTCGCCGGAGACGAGGCAGACGACATCGAGCCGGTCGGCCATCGTCAGCACGTCCATCGCCAGCTCGACGTCGAAGTTGCCCTTCATCGTGCCGTCGGCGAAGCGCTTGAGCGGCTTCGTAACGATGCGGTAGCCGCGGTTGACGAAGGGCTGCACGAACTTTTGCAGCTCCAGCCGGGCCGAGGGATCGTCGCTGACCGGAGCATAGGCGCTGGCCCGCACCAGCTCGCGGCCACGGTCGTGCACCAGAAAATCCAGCAGCCTTGTGAAGTCTATCTGGCAGCCAAACCGCTCGGCGGCGTAGATCACATTGGGCACATCGACGAACACGCCGGCGCGCTCGTGAGTGGCGCTGGCGGCGCCGGTGGCCAGCCGGCGGTCGAGGGCGATCAAAGAGCGCTCAATATTGCGCAGCAGGGCGACCTGGCGCTCCATCAGCGTATAGAGCAACAGATTCTGCCGCGCGAGCAGCGTCTCCAGGCCGCTCGCCCCCGTTGCAATCTCGGGCGCGGCGGGCAGCGACGCAAAAGCCGGCGTCTCCTGCAGCCCGCTGGTGGCAGCGGACTCCGCCGACTGGGACGCGCGGCCACGCGTACCCCGCGTCCGTCGCGGCGGCGCCTTCGTCGCGCTGCGCAGGGCCTCCTGCTCGGCGGGGGTGAGCGGCGTCGCCGCTATCTCGCTGTCGGTGGCGCCGGCCGCACCGTTTGTCTCGGTCGGGGCGCCACGCACGAACTGCTCGAACTCGGCGATCTCGGCGCGGCTGAAACGCGGCTCCGCCACGTCGCCTGGGCGGCGCGCCGGCTTGCGCTTGGTCGGCGGCGGCAACGGCTCAAACTCAACGGGATAGGCCGGCAGCGACGGCTGTCGCGTGCGCGGCGCCCGGGCGGGGCGCGCGGCTGGCGGCGATTCCGTCGGGGACTCGGCGACGACGGCCGTCTCCATGACCGCCGGCTCGTTCGGCTCCGCCCCGCCGGCGGTGACGCCCTGGCCGCCGCGGCCACGCCGGCCACGCCCGCCCCGCCGTCGCCGCCGCCGGGCTGGAATGGCCTCGGCTGCGTCGCCTTCGCTGGCCTCAGGCTCGGCCTCGACGAAGGCGTCGTCCGCAACCTGCGCATCCGCTGGCGACCAGGTGATCAGCTCATCCTCGTCCTCCGGCCAGACCGGCGCGTCGAGGTTTGTGGGGCCGGACGCCGCGCGGGCGATCGCCGCGAGCTCCTCGTCCGTCGCCGGCGCCGCTGCCCAATCGTCGTCTGGTGCCGGTGGCGCGGCGAACGGGCCGGCGTCAGGCTGCGGCGCCCGCGGCTCGATCCCAGGCTCGGCGGCGGGGCTGGCGGCGGGCTGCCGCCGGCGGCTCCGCGTGCGTGGCGTCGGCGCCTCAGCAGGGGCCGCGAGTGCGGCCGCATCCGCCGCGTCCACCGATGCGGCAGGCAGCACGGCCACCTCCGTGGCCGGCTCCTTCGCGGCCGCGGCTTTGCGCGGTCGGGCGGCAGCGCGCCGGCCGTGCGGCTTCGCCGTGTCGGCCTCTAGCGACTCTTCCGGGGGAGCAGCCGTTGCTGCTTCCTCGCTCGCAGAGATGGGCGCCTCACGCAGCACGGTCGCAGGGGAGGAGAAGAGGCGTCGGGGCAGTGCGTTGCCCGCGAGCGGGGTTGTGACGGCGGCCGCGGACTCGCTCGGCACGGTGCTCTCGACGGGTTCAGACTCGGCGCGACGGCCGCGGGTGGCGCGGGTCCGTCGGCGTGCGGGTTGTGCGGACTCGGACTCCGTGGTCACGCTTCCCCCCATCCACTAATGCTCAGCCGGGCAGCGACGCGCTCCGCGATCTGGCGGAACGCCTGCGCCTGTGGCGAGTCCGGCTCCGTAACGATCACTGGAACGCCCTGGTCGCCGCCTGCGCGGATGCTGGCGTGCAGCGGCACCTCGCCCAGGAAGTCGAGGCCGATCTCGTCCGCTGCCTCGCGGGCGCCGCCATGACCGAAGATCTCCGTGCGCTCGCCGCAGTGGGGGCAGAGGAAGTAGCTCATGTTCTCGATCAGGCCGTAGACCGGCACGTTCAGCTTCTCGAACATGCCCACGGCCTTCAGCGCGTCCTCCAGCGCCACGTCCTGCGGCGTGCTGACGATCACGGCGCCGGCGATGGCGGCGTCTTGCGCCATGCTCATCGAGGCATCGCTGGTGCCGGGCGGCAGGTCGATGATGAGGTAGTCCAGCTCGCCCCAGGGCACGTCGTGCAGCAGTTGCCGCACCGCCTGGCCGATCATCGGCCCGCGCCAGACGACGGGCATCCCTTTCGGCAAGAGGAAACCCAGCGAGGCGAGCTTGACGCCGTACCTTTCCACGGTGTGCAGGCCCTGGTTGCCCTGCGACATGAAGCCGGCCTCGTAGCCGAACATCGTGGGCAGGTTCGGGCCGGTGATGTCGGCATCCACGAGGCCGACGCTGGCGCCGGCCTGCGCCAGCGCGATCGCCAGGTTGACGGCCACGGTGGACTTGCCGACGCCGCCCTTGTTGCTGGCGACGGCGATCACGTTGCGCACGCCCGCCACCGGCTTCGGCCCGTTGGGGCGAATCGGTTGGCTGCGCACGCTTGCGCCCATCTCGACGCGCACGGCGGCGACACCGGGAAGCGTCTTCACCGCGGCCTCGGCGGCCTGCTGCAAATCGCTGCGCACGGGGCAGGCGGGTGTGGTGAGCACAAACTTAAAGGCGACGTCGCCGCCTTCGATCGCGAGGTTCTGGATCATGCCGAGGGAGACGATATCGCGGTGCAGCTCGGGATCTTGAACCTGGGAAAGGGCGGAAAGCACCGCCTCTTTCGTGACAGTGGCTGGCACAGTGTACTTCCTAAGTGTGATTCCTCAAGGTATGTCCGATGAGCCGGGTGCTGCGCACCCATGCTTGAGGAGGGCGCTGCGCACCCATGCTAGCTTGCCGCGGCTTCTCCGTGCGCGGCCGGATACCCCGCAAAGGACTCCGTGGCCAGGGGGTGCGCGCCGTTGAACGGCTGCGTCTCCGCCTTCGCCACCGCAAAGCGGCAGAGGTGCGCGGCGCGCGGGCCACCGCCCTCGCAGTGCACGGCACAGGCCAGCAAACCGCTCAACACACGTTCGTGCCAGCGACAGGGGGCGCCGTCCTCGCCGTTCAACTTGCGGTAGAAACAGTTATAGTCGCGGATCTCGAAGCCGCGCTCCGTCGCCGCCCATTCGGCAAAGCCGCTCTCGGCGTGCAGCAACTCGGCCACCGCCGCCACGCGCTGGCTCAGTGGCAGCCGTTCGAGCTGCGCCGCGTGGCGGGCGATGAAGCGGTCGGCCAGCTTATCGAAGAGCAGTGCCGTCTTCTCCTCAGCAGAAAGGCCGGCGATCTCCGCGGAGTCGAGCCGGCCTACTTCGTCGAGGAGCTGGAGGGCGATCCGGTCGTAATGCTGATGGAAACTACCTTCGCCTTTCTCGGTGAGCGTATAGACGAAATGCGGGCGTCCGAGACGCTGCCGTTCTTCGGTTGAGCCTACCAGCGCGTCGCGTTCGAGCGTTGCCAGGTGTTGACGTACCGTCATCGGCGCCAGGCCCAGGGCAGCGGCCAATTCATCGACGCTGCAGCCGCCCTGGCGCTTCAGCGCCGCGAGGATTTGGCTTTTGGTGGAGTGCATCCGCTGCCGGACTCCGTTACACGGATCCATGAGGCTCGCACAGGCGCGCGCGGCGCGCGGCGGAACCCGCATTACCAGTCTAGGAAGCCGGTCACGCGGTTGTCAAGATTTAACAAGTCGATACTGTAAATACCGTATAATCCTTGACAGGCAACGGGTCGCCGTGATAGCATTAAGCGTTACTTGATAACAGTGGCCGTGTGGCCCTGGACCCAGCCCGGCGAGGGTGGTGGTCGGGAGGAAGACAGCATGCCCGAGAGCATTATCTTAGATGCGCCGAATGCACCGCTGCCTGAGCAGGACGGTGAGGATCTGCAGCCGGTCTGCCAGCATCACTGGCGCATTGCGTCGCCGAACGGCGCTACCAGCGTCGGTACCTGCAAGCGCTGCGGTGCGGTGCGCGAGTTCCAGAACTCGTCTACGGACTCGATCTGGGAGAGTGACAGCAGCGACGGCAACCGCTGGCGCGGCCGCGGCCGCAACAATGTCGTCGCCGATGTGCCCGCGGCCGCGGCGGCCGCGCCGATCTCGGAGGACGCACTGGGCAACTTGCTCGGCAGCGGTTTCCGCAACCGGCTCGACTGACGGCTGCCACGCGAGCAACTCCACGCGAGGGGCGCCAAACCGGCGCCCCTCGCCCTTTTTCTCCGCAACTTGACGGAAGTGCGACGGAGGCAACGCGGTGATCCCACCGGCGATCGGCGGCCGTCGGGGCACGACGCTTGAACTGGCCTCGCCGGTGATGATCGCATCGGGCTGCTTCGGCCGCGGCCTCGGTGCCCAGCAGCGCCGATGGCTGCGGGACGTGGGCGCACTGGTGACGCACTCGTTGACACTGGAGCCACGCAGCCACGGCGCTAACCCGGTGATCGACGAAGCGACCGGCGGCGTGCTCTACACCAGCGGCCTGCCAAACCGCGGACTCGCGCGCGAGCTGGCGACCGGCGCCGAGACCTGGGCGGCCGCTGGGCTCCCGGTTGTCGTCAGCATCGCCGCTTCGGATGTCCGTGGGCTCGCGACGATGGCCGCTGATCTCGACGGCATCGCGGGCGTTGCCGCCATTGAACTCAACTTGCCCGCGGGTGCTGAGGATGTCGGCGCGCTGGCCGATGCGGTGGCCGGGGTGGCCGCGGTCACCCTGCTGCCGCTGATCGTGAAACTTGAGGCAGTTCCGGTTTCGCTGACGGCTGCGCAGCGGGCGCTGGCCGCCGGGGCGGACGCGATTTGTGTTGCCTCCGGCTGGCGGGCCTGGCAGGCGGGCATGCCGGGGAGTGTGAAGCTCACGGGGCCGGCGACCATGCCGCTAACGCTGCTGCTGGTCTCTGAGCTGTTCGAGGCCGGTATCGAGCCGCTGATCGCCTGCGGCGGCGTGGATTCGGCGGCCGCGGCGCGGGCGTACCTGGAGGCGGGCGCGTGCGCCGTGCAGATCGGCAGCGCCCTGCTGCGTGACCCCACGACGGCAACACGCATCGCCGCCGAACTTCGTGACGACCGGCGCGTCTTGACCCCTGCCGAAGCTGGGCGATAGCCTGTTCAGGCAACGCCGCGGGGTGTAGCTCAGTTTGGTAGAGCGCCTGCTTTGGGAGCAGGAGGCCGCCCGTTCAAGTCGGGCCACCCCGACCCGATCGCCGCGCCCCCGCTGCCGGCCTCATTCGCCATAGCCACGATCGTCGCAGTCTCCCACGGGTTCTGCGAGACACGGTAGTTCGAATCGCTGGTTGAGCCGCCGCAGCGTTGCTAGCGCGCAGGCGTCGCCGTCGGCGTGGGTGTGCCGGTGGTCGTCACGTAGCCTTCGGCGCAGTAGATGTACTGCTTCACACCGACGATGCACCAGACGGTGCCCTTCCCCGGCTCGCCTTCGGCGCCGTTCAGCACTTTGCCCTCGACGTTGACACTGGCGCCTTCGGGCAATGAACCGACGACGTTATCGGCGCTCAGCGCCGGCGCCGAGCGGATGCGCAGGCCGCCGCTCGCCGCAATCTTGCCCGTGAACGCTGTATCCGAGATCTGCAGCCCGTTCTCTGTGCGCACGGCGGGCGTGGGGCTGGGCGTCGGCGTCGGCGAGGGAGTGGGCGAGCCCTGCGGCGTCGATGCGGGTCGGGGTGTTGTTTGCGGGAAGGGGCTGGGCGGGAGTGCCGCGGCGGGCGAGGCGGCCGGGGCAGATGCCCCGGCCGCAGTCGCCCCGCCGCGAGCCGTGGTGACAGCGGGCGCGGGCGTACCGGCGGGCGCGGCGTTCTTCTTCTTACCGCCGCCGCAGGCAGCGAACAGCGCAGCCGCAATAAGCGTTGTCGCCAGCACGAGCGTGCGCGGTGCGTCAGCGCGCGTCGCGCTGCGAAGCTGGCGGGCCCGCGGCGGCAGCGTCGCGCCCGTCATGCGTGGCGCAGCGGGTGGTCTGGGGTTTCGGCCGGGGTGCGTTCGGGCAGGCGGCGCGCAATCATCACGATCTCGTCAGCCACGTCGTCGTACTCGCGCCCGCCGGAGTTGATCACCAGGTCGTAGAGGCGCAGATCGTACCAGTTGACATTGTAGTTGTTCTTGAAGAACTCCGTGCGCTCGCGGTCGGTCTGCTCGACATCGCGCTTCGCCCCGTCGCGGTCGAGGTTGCGCAGCGCCATCATGCGCTTGATGCGGTTTTCGAACGGCGCGTGGATGAAGACGTGCAAGACATCCGGGCGCCGGCGCAGCGCGACCTGGGCGCCGCCGTGTCCGATGATCACGCCCGGTCCCGAGTCCGCGATGTTGCGCAGCACCTGCTCGATCACCGCGCGGAAGTCGGCCGAGGTATAGAGCATCGACACTGAGGAGAAGTCGATCGGCACCGAGCCTTCGACGCCCATGCCGGCGTAGCGCCCGAGGCTTTCCAGCATGCGGCTGAGAAAGCCCTGGCTGCGCTCCGCGTCCGCCATCGCGGACTCGGAGACGCCCGCCTCGGCGGCGGCGCGCGAAATCACCTGCTGATCGTAGAGCGGGATTGAGAGCTTTTGGGCAACCAGCGCCGCGACTTCGTCGGCGCCGCTGCCGCGTTGCCGGGAAATGGTGATCACGGGCTCGTGCATGGCGCCACCGTACTCCCGCGTGGAACTGCGCCCCCAACGGCTCGCATTCCCCGACGCCGCAGCATGTCTGATCGCTGCCGTCGAGAAAATCCGTGCGGAGAGAATAGCACGCGAAGTCAAGTAGCGACGTTAAGCCCGCTTGTGCGGATTGAGCGCGACGGGATCGATGGGTCAGGTCGTCGCCAACGACTTGACCGCCTCCAGGGCCATCGGCGCGTGCTTGAGCGGATCGCGCTCGTCGATCCGGGCGCGCACGATGCCGGCCTTGTCGACCACGAAGGTAACACGGCTATGGATGCCGCGTTCTTCCAGGAAGACGCCGTAGGTCGTTCCCACCTCATGGCGGGGCCAATCGCCCAGCAGCGGGAACTTCAGGTCCATATGCTCGCAGAAGTGGTTTGCGGAGGCGAAGCTGTCCACACTAATGCCCAGCACCTGGGCACCGGCCGCGCTGAGGTCGTCCTGGACCTCGGCGAAGCCTGAAAACTCGTTCGTTCAGCCGCCGGTGAAGGCCAGCGGATAGAAGGCCAGCACCACGGGCTGCTTGCCGCGAAAATCGGCGAGCGCGACTTTTCCGCCCTTGCCGTCGTTGAGCGTGAATTCGGGCGCCGGATCGCCAATCTGAACCGACATCGTGCACTCCTGCGCGGGATCACGGGCTATGGACAGCTCGCTCAGCGATGGGCTTCGTGCAGCAGTTCCGCCTGTTCCGTCGCGTCGTCGTGATGGGCGGCCGCATGCTCGTGCACCACGTGCTCGGGCAACGGCTGGCCCGCCGTGTCGAGATGCGATTCGTCTGACTCGCCGAACGGCGGAATAGGGACGCTCGCCCGCGGCTCGTCGATGCCGCGGGCGCGCCGGTAGAGATAGGCGACGGAGACTGCCGAAAGCCCAAGCACGGCCACTACGACCGTCCAAAGAACGACGGGAACCAGATCGCTGACGTCACCGCTGCCGCCCTGCGACTGCGCGGAGACGCCGGACGCGCTCGCCAGCGAGAGCAGGCCCATACTCCAAACAGCGACGGCGCGCAGAACAAGCGTGCGCAACGATTTCAACCTCGCGTTCGTGCCTGAGGCGCGGCGACCGCGCAGCCACGCCCGCGGCGCCAGTGTAACAAAGCGCCCGCGCCGAATGTAAAGAGCTACCGTGAGAGCGGCTGCGGCAGGGCGCCGGCCAGCAAGCGCAGCGGATCGAGCGGCACGCCGTTGAGCCGAATCTCGAAGTGCAGGTGCGGGCCGGTGCTCAGCCCGGTCGAGCCGCTGAGGCCGATGATCTGCCCCTGGCGCACGTGGTCGCCCGGCTTCAGATATGACGGCACGAGCAGATGCCCGTAGCGGGTCGTGTAACCGCCCGAATGGCTGATGTCCACGTAATAGCCGTAGTCGCAGCAGGGATCGCCGCCGCTGAAGCTGACGACGCCCGAGGCCGCGGCCGTGACGGGCAGACCGGCGCTCTGCGCTATGTCGATGCCGAGCGGGTGCGCCGGGCCGAAGAGGCTCGAGATCGGCCCGCGCGCCGGCCAGGCGAAGGGCACGGCGTCCGGCCAGTTGCTCGCGGCGCCGCTGCTCGCGGCGCGCAGGAGGGCGCCCTGCGGGTCGGCGTTGACCTGCGCGACCAGCGTCGGGTTGGCTTGCGCCAGCAGCGCCTGCCAGGCCTGCTGCGCGGCGCTTAGCTCCTGCCGCGCCGCCGCCACCGCCGCCGGATCGGCCGGCTGGCTCAGCGCCAGGAGCCGCTGCTGCGCCGCCGCGTACTGCGTCTGTGCCTGCATGAGCTGCTGCTCGGGCGAGAGCGCCGCCGCGGCGTCGCCTGTCGCACCCTCGGGGGCGGCGTTGGGCGTCGGCTCTGGCGTGGCCGTCGCCGCCCGTGCCGCTGCCAGCGCGGCCTGCAGCGAGCTGAGACGGCCCTGCGCCGCGGCCACCTGGTCAGCGGCCCGCTGCAGCGCGGCAGGATCGGGCGGGGCGGTCAGGCGATCAAGCGTCTGCTGCGCATGCGCCGCCCACTGCTGAATCTCAGCCAGATTTGGGGCCGGGGAGCTGGTCGCCACCGCTGGCGCGGTCCGCGCGGCGGTGGGTACGGTGGTGGGCGTGGCCGCCGGCGTGGCGCTGCCCGACGCATTTGCCGCGGAACTCTGCGGCGTGAGGATCGCGCCGGCGCTATCCGTGGCGCCGGCCGCCGGCGGCTGTTCGTAACCTGCGCCGCGATCGGCAACGACGCCAGCGCCCGATGTGCCCGCATCGGGGCCGGCCGCAATGACCGGCGCCGCGCTGCCCGACGAGAAGATCGGCGCCGGTGCGTCGCTTGCAGTCACGGGCGGCGTGGGCGAGGCGGCGGCTGGTGTAGATGCTGCGGCGGGGGCCGGCGTGGCGCTCGCAGCCGGCGTGGCCGTGATGGCTTGCGCTGCCGCCAGCGCCTGCCGCGCGTTGCTCAGATCCGTTCGTGCGGCCGCGATCTGGTCGTCGGTGTAGGCATGCTGCACCCGCTGGAAGGCGCTCAACGCCGCGTTCACGTCGCGCTGAGCGGCCTGGAGATCGGCCTCCGTCGGCACGGGCGCGGGTGGCGGCGTCGGTGTGACGGTGGCGGTGTTCGCCGCCTGCACCGCTTGCTGGGCCGCCAGCACCTGCGCCCGGGCGGCGGCCACGGCGTCTCTGGCCACGGCGAGTTGCGCATCGCTCGCGGCTTGTGTGATCGCCTGGTAGGCGAGCTGCGCCTGCGTCAGGCGGATCTGCGCCTGCAGCAACTGCTCCACGTTGGGGCCGGCGGCGGCCGAAGGCGTGGCAGCGCTTGTCGCGGCGGGCGCCGCGAGCAAGCGCGTCTCGTAGACCGCATTCGCCGCCTGCCAGAGGTCGGCCGCGAGCAGCGCGGTGACCAACGGCGGCGCGTCTGCCGCGGGAGCAAGCGAGGCGCCGTTGGGCAGACTGATGCGTGCGCGCGGGCCGCCGAAGGCGATCAGCGCGGACGTTCGCACGCCGGTTGCCGGGCGAGGTTCGCTCCGGTGCAGTGTCAGTCCGGCGAGCACGGCTGCCGCGAGCGCCGCCGCCGTGATCAGGCCCGGTGCACGGCCCGGAAGCCGTGGCAGGGCCAGCCCGGCGAAAGCCGGCAATGCCCGCCGCGGAAGCGGCAGCGCGGGCGATCGGCCGAACCGTCGGAGAACGCGCTCGCGAGTCTGTTCAACTGGGAATGACAACGGGCGCTCCGGCGGGTCAGGATCGGATCGATGGCAGGGGCGACGTACTGCGCGGAACCGCTCACGAACGCAGCGACGCTCCGGCAACAGCGTAGCGAACGGCGCCGCCCGACGTGTTAACGCCCGGTCATTTCCGCGCCAGCCAAAAACCGAGCCCACGCGGGTGCCGCCCGACCGCGCCCGCCGCCAACGCCCGGCTGCTATTGCAGCCGCAACAACGAGGCGAAGCGGCGTTCGCTGCGGTACGGTCCAACGATCGCCAGCGAGAGCCGGTCGCCGCGGATCACTTCGCGGGCGACACGGTCGAGCTGTGCCGGCGTCACCGCCTCGACTTCGGCCACGACCTCATCGGCGCTGCGCACTTTGCCGAACAGCATCTCCTGTGTGCCGATCCAGCCCGAGACGTTGCGAGTGTCCTCCATGCGCAGCAGCGTGCGCCCTTTGACCAACTCCTTCGCCTTCGCCAGTTCGACCTCGGGGATGCCGTCGCGGGCGCGGGCCAGCTCGGCCAGGATCGCTTCGGTTGCGTCCACCGCCTTCTTCGGATCGACGCCCGCATAAACGTTGAAGGTACCGGTGTCCAGGTACTTGCTGGTATAGGTGTGCACGTCATAGCA
The window above is part of the Dehalococcoidia bacterium genome. Proteins encoded here:
- a CDS encoding NYN domain-containing protein, whose translation is MAVLPAASVDAADAAALAAPAEAPTPRTRSRRRQPAASPAAEPGIEPRAPQPDAGPFAAPPAPDDDWAAAPATDEELAAIARAASGPTNLDAPVWPEDEDELITWSPADAQVADDAFVEAEPEASEGDAAEAIPARRRRRRGGRGRRGRGGQGVTAGGAEPNEPAVMETAVVAESPTESPPAARPARAPRTRQPSLPAYPVEFEPLPPPTKRKPARRPGDVAEPRFSRAEIAEFEQFVRGAPTETNGAAGATDSEIAATPLTPAEQEALRSATKAPPRRTRGTRGRASQSAESAATSGLQETPAFASLPAAPEIATGASGLETLLARQNLLLYTLMERQVALLRNIERSLIALDRRLATGAASATHERAGVFVDVPNVIYAAERFGCQIDFTRLLDFLVHDRGRELVRASAYAPVSDDPSARLELQKFVQPFVNRGYRIVTKPLKRFADGTMKGNFDVELAMDVLTMADRLDVVCLVSGDGDFRRLVELVASKGVRVEAIAFAQSTSSELKAACDEYIDLGLHLRQICGKVG
- a CDS encoding Mrp/NBP35 family ATP-binding protein: MPATVTKEAVLSALSQVQDPELHRDIVSLGMIQNLAIEGGDVAFKFVLTTPACPVRSDLQQAAEAAVKTLPGVAAVRVEMGASVRSQPIRPNGPKPVAGVRNVIAVASNKGGVGKSTVAVNLAIALAQAGASVGLVDADITGPNLPTMFGYEAGFMSQGNQGLHTVERYGVKLASLGFLLPKGMPVVWRGPMIGQAVRQLLHDVPWGELDYLIIDLPPGTSDASMSMAQDAAIAGAVIVSTPQDVALEDALKAVGMFEKLNVPVYGLIENMSYFLCPHCGERTEIFGHGGAREAADEIGLDFLGEVPLHASIRAGGDQGVPVIVTEPDSPQAQAFRQIAERVAARLSISGWGEA
- a CDS encoding winged helix-turn-helix transcriptional regulator, producing the protein MRVPPRAARACASLMDPCNGVRQRMHSTKSQILAALKRQGGCSVDELAAALGLAPMTVRQHLATLERDALVGSTEERQRLGRPHFVYTLTEKGEGSFHQHYDRIALQLLDEVGRLDSAEIAGLSAEEKTALLFDKLADRFIARHAAQLERLPLSQRVAAVAELLHAESGFAEWAATERGFEIRDYNCFYRKLNGEDGAPCRWHERVLSGLLACAVHCEGGGPRAAHLCRFAVAKAETQPFNGAHPLATESFAGYPAAHGEAAAS
- a CDS encoding dihydroorotate dehydrogenase, producing MIPPAIGGRRGTTLELASPVMIASGCFGRGLGAQQRRWLRDVGALVTHSLTLEPRSHGANPVIDEATGGVLYTSGLPNRGLARELATGAETWAAAGLPVVVSIAASDVRGLATMAADLDGIAGVAAIELNLPAGAEDVGALADAVAGVAAVTLLPLIVKLEAVPVSLTAAQRALAAGADAICVASGWRAWQAGMPGSVKLTGPATMPLTLLLVSELFEAGIEPLIACGGVDSAAAARAYLEAGACAVQIGSALLRDPTTATRIAAELRDDRRVLTPAEAGR
- a CDS encoding cytidylate kinase-like family protein; this translates as MHEPVITISRQRGSGADEVAALVAQKLSIPLYDQQVISRAAAEAGVSESAMADAERSQGFLSRMLESLGRYAGMGVEGSVPIDFSSVSMLYTSADFRAVIEQVLRNIADSGPGVIIGHGGAQVALRRRPDVLHVFIHAPFENRIKRMMALRNLDRDGAKRDVEQTDRERTEFFKNNYNVNWYDLRLYDLVINSGGREYDDVADEIVMIARRLPERTPAETPDHPLRHA
- a CDS encoding redoxin domain-containing protein — translated: MSVQIGDPAPEFTLNDGKGGKVALADFRGKQPVVLAFYPLAFTGGUTNEFSGFAEVQDDLSAAGAQVLGISVDSFASANHFCEHMDLKFPLLGDWPRHEVGTTYGVFLEERGIHSRVTFVVDKAGIVRARIDERDPLKHAPMALEAVKSLATT
- a CDS encoding peptidoglycan DD-metalloendopeptidase family protein, with translation MRTSALIAFGGPRARISLPNGASLAPAADAPPLVTALLAADLWQAANAVYETRLLAAPAATSAATPSAAAGPNVEQLLQAQIRLTQAQLAYQAITQAASDAQLAVARDAVAAARAQVLAAQQAVQAANTATVTPTPPPAPVPTEADLQAAQRDVNAALSAFQRVQHAYTDDQIAAARTDLSNARQALAAAQAITATPAASATPAPAAASTPAAASPTPPVTASDAPAPIFSSGSAAPVIAAGPDAGTSGAGVVADRGAGYEQPPAAGATDSAGAILTPQSSAANASGSATPAATPTTVPTAARTAPAVATSSPAPNLAEIQQWAAHAQQTLDRLTAPPDPAALQRAADQVAAAQGRLSSLQAALAAARAATATPEPTPNAAPEGATGDAAAALSPEQQLMQAQTQYAAAQQRLLALSQPADPAAVAAARQELSAAQQAWQALLAQANPTLVAQVNADPQGALLRAASSGAASNWPDAVPFAWPARGPISSLFGPAHPLGIDIAQSAGLPVTAAASGVVSFSGGDPCCDYGYYVDISHSGGYTTRYGHLLVPSYLKPGDHVRQGQIIGLSGSTGLSTGPHLHFEIRLNGVPLDPLRLLAGALPQPLSR